Proteins co-encoded in one Lysobacter solisilvae genomic window:
- the folC gene encoding bifunctional tetrahydrofolate synthase/dihydrofolate synthase, with translation MPRTLSDWLEYIERQHPKTIDMGLDRVRAVATRLALERPAKKVITVAGTNGKGSTVAFIEAIARAAGWRVGAYTSPHLLAYNERVRIDGIDATDERLVAAFEAIEAARGDTLLTYFEYGTLAALWLFQRSRLDLAILEVGLGGRLDATNLVDPDVAVITTVDLDHQDWLGEDREAIGFEKAGIARAWKPLVLGDDDPPASVLRHAYAIGASAIRAGCDFFFEPVDADTWRWRELNFALQLPRPALAAPAQLRNAATAIAALRALGRTVPAAAVAQGVAQANVAARLQRFEREGIDILVDVGHNPQAARALADFLRSAPVAGRTLAVFAALADKDAGGVVDALAAQVDGWHLAGLEEAAPRGLPVDEFAGRLAGTAAADGLRHPDVAQALAAARAGARAGDRVLVLGSFHTAATALRELGTG, from the coding sequence ATGCCCCGCACGCTTTCCGACTGGCTCGAGTACATCGAGCGCCAACATCCCAAGACCATCGACATGGGCCTGGACCGCGTGCGCGCCGTCGCCACGCGGCTGGCGCTGGAGCGACCGGCGAAGAAGGTGATCACCGTCGCCGGCACCAACGGCAAGGGGTCGACGGTGGCCTTCATCGAGGCCATCGCGCGTGCGGCGGGCTGGCGGGTCGGCGCGTACACCTCGCCGCACCTGCTGGCCTACAACGAACGCGTGCGGATCGACGGCATCGATGCCACCGATGAACGACTGGTCGCGGCCTTCGAGGCGATCGAAGCCGCGCGCGGCGACACGCTGCTGACCTATTTCGAGTACGGCACGCTCGCGGCGCTGTGGCTGTTCCAGCGCAGCCGGCTGGATCTGGCGATCCTGGAGGTCGGGCTGGGCGGGCGCCTGGATGCGACCAACCTGGTCGATCCCGATGTCGCCGTGATCACGACCGTGGACCTGGACCACCAGGACTGGCTGGGCGAGGACCGGGAGGCGATCGGTTTCGAGAAGGCCGGCATCGCGCGGGCCTGGAAACCGCTGGTGCTGGGCGACGACGACCCCCCGGCCAGCGTGCTGCGCCACGCCTACGCCATCGGCGCCTCGGCCATCCGCGCGGGCTGCGACTTCTTCTTCGAACCCGTCGACGCCGATACCTGGCGCTGGCGGGAGCTGAATTTCGCACTCCAGTTGCCGCGCCCGGCGCTGGCGGCGCCCGCGCAGCTGCGCAACGCGGCCACGGCCATCGCCGCGCTGCGCGCGCTGGGCCGCACGGTGCCGGCGGCCGCGGTTGCGCAGGGCGTGGCCCAGGCCAATGTCGCCGCGCGGCTGCAGCGGTTCGAGCGCGAGGGCATCGACATCCTGGTCGATGTGGGCCACAACCCCCAGGCCGCGCGCGCCCTGGCCGACTTCCTGCGCTCGGCGCCCGTCGCGGGACGGACCCTGGCCGTGTTCGCGGCCCTCGCCGACAAGGACGCGGGCGGCGTGGTCGACGCGCTGGCGGCGCAAGTGGACGGCTGGCACCTGGCGGGACTGGAGGAAGCCGCGCCGCGGGGCCTGCCGGTCGACGAGTTCGCCGGGCGCCTGGCCGGAACGGCCGCCGCGGACGGACTGCGCCACCCGGACGTGGCGCAGGCGCTGGCGGCTGCACGGGCGGGTGCCCGCGCGGGAGATCGGGTCCTGGTGCTGGGCTCGTTCCATACCGCGGCGACGGCGCTGCGCGAGTTGGGAACGGGGTGA
- a CDS encoding CvpA family protein: MTALDWVLLLIIVVSTVMGALRGLIGVVASLAAWLLAGLAAYQFGAGIGAMLTRESAPGWGERVSGYVLAFLLVWLLVTLAGWMLRKLADSAGLTPLDRALGLGLGAARGLLLACALLLALGLSAVPREPVWRESAGVAALGPMTAWMRAGVPDWMAQRMDLDGQGGSLQDQLQDQARAVQAALPPGVDIADLAALPQDADVAAAVAQRDQTGAAGPAVEPADKHSSQGATGTTSDASLVP, from the coding sequence ATGACCGCGCTGGACTGGGTGTTGCTGCTGATCATCGTCGTCTCGACGGTGATGGGCGCGCTGCGCGGGTTGATCGGCGTGGTGGCCTCGCTGGCGGCCTGGTTGCTGGCGGGGCTGGCGGCGTACCAGTTCGGCGCCGGCATCGGCGCGATGCTGACCCGTGAGTCAGCGCCGGGCTGGGGCGAACGCGTGAGCGGCTACGTGCTGGCGTTCCTGCTGGTGTGGCTGCTGGTCACCCTGGCGGGCTGGATGCTGCGCAAACTGGCCGATTCGGCAGGGCTGACGCCGCTGGATCGCGCACTGGGCCTGGGCCTGGGCGCCGCCCGTGGCCTGCTGCTGGCCTGCGCGCTGCTGCTGGCGCTGGGGCTGAGCGCGGTCCCGCGCGAGCCCGTCTGGCGCGAATCGGCGGGCGTCGCCGCGCTCGGGCCGATGACGGCGTGGATGCGCGCCGGCGTGCCGGACTGGATGGCGCAGCGGATGGACCTGGACGGCCAGGGCGGTTCGCTGCAGGACCAGCTGCAGGACCAGGCGAGGGCGGTGCAGGCGGCGCTGCCACCCGGCGTGGACATCGCCGACCTCGCGGCGTTGCCGCAGGACGCGGACGTCGCCGCAGCCGTGGCCCAACGCGACCAGACGGGCGCGGCAGGACCGGCGGTGGAGCCGGCGGACAAGCATTCAAGCCAGGGCGCGACGGGCACTACGTCCGATGCGTCGCTGGTTCCCTAA